GTCGACGCTTGTTTGCCGCACAGCTTTCAGCGTTTGGCGTAGAGCCGCTCGGCGTGATAACGAAGGTGATCCTCGATGAAGCTGGCGATGAAGTAGTAGCTGTGGTCATAGCCCGGCTGGCGACGCAGCGTCAGCGGGTGATCATGCTCGGCACAGACTGCCTCCAGGCGCTCGGGGCACAACTGCTCATCAAGGAAGTCATCGGCATCGCCCTGGTCGATGAACAATGGCTGACGAGATGCACCGCGCGCCACCAACTCACAGGCATCGTACTGCGTCCACGCGCTGACATCGTCCCCCAGGTAGGCGCCAAGAGCCTTGCGTCCCCAGGGGCACTGGGTTGGATTGACGATCGGCGCAAATGCTGACACTGAGCGATAGTGTCCTGGGCGCCGCAGCGCCAGAATCAAGGCACCGTGACCGCCCATGGAGTGACCACTGATCGATTCACGTCCGTTGAGCGGAAAATGCTGACGCACCACCGAGGGCAGTTCCTCGGTCACGTAGTCATACATCCGGTAGTGCGCCTTCCAGGGTTCGCGGGTGGCATTGACGTAGAATCCCGCCCCGGAACCCAGATCATAACTGTCATGCTCACCAGGCAGATCAGTGCCACGCGGACTGGTGTCCGGACACAGGATGGCCACCCCCAGTTCTGCCGCCAGGCGGTGAGCACCGGCCTTTTGCATGAAGTTCTCGTCAGTACAGGTCAGGCCAGACAGCCACCACAACAGTGGAACCTTACCGACCTCCGCCTGAGGTGGCAGAAAGATGGCAAAGGTCATTTCGCAATCCAGCGCACGCGAGCGATGGCGATAGCGTTTGTGCCAACCGCCATGGCTGCGATTGGCACTGACCAGTTCCAGCTGTTCAGACATACTCATGGGCGACTCCCCTGCGACTCTCGGCGATGACCTGTGGTCAGTAATGCAGCACGGTACGGATGCTCTTGCCGGCGTGCAATAGTTCAAACGCTTCGTTGATCTGCTCAAACGGCATGTTGTGGGTGATGAAGTCGTCAATCTTCAGCTCACCGTTCATATAACGCTCAACATAACCCGGCAGCTCGCTGCGCCCCTTGACGCCACCGAAGGCAGAGCCTTTCCATACGCGGCCGGTCACCAACTGGAAGGGGCGTGTCGAGATTTCCTGACCAGCGCCAGCGACACCGATAATCACCGATTCACCCCAGCCCTTGTGGCAGCACTCCAGCGCCGAACGCATCACATTGACGTTACCGATACATTCGAAGGAGTAATCCACACCGCCATCGGTCATATCGACGATGACCTGCTGGATCGGATCACTGTAATCCTTCGGATTGACGAATTCGGTAGCACCGAACTGGCGCGCCAGCTCGAACTTGTCGGGATTGACGTCGATGGCAATGATGCGCGACGCCTTGGCCATCTGTGCGCCCTGAATAACGGCCAGACCAATCGCGCCCAGACCGAAGACAGCCACCGTGGAGCCCGGTTCGACCTTGGCGGTATTGAGCACCGCACCGATCCCGGTGGTCACACCACAGCCCAGCAGACAGACCTTGTCGAGCGGAGCCTCCTTCGAGACCACGGCCAGCGAAACCTCCGGCACCACGGTGTACTCGCTGAAGGTCGAGGTGCCCATGTAGTGATACAGCGGCTTGCCTTCCAGCGAGAAGCGTGAGGTGCCATCCGGCATCACGCCCTTGCCCTGGGTGGCGCGCACGGAACCACAGAGGTTGGTCTTGCCGGAGAGGCAGAATTTGCACTTGCCGCATTCGGCGGTATACAGCGGGATCACATGATCCCCCGGCTTGACGCTGGTCACGCCCTCGCCCACTTCCTCGACGATACCTGCGCCTTCATGGCCCAACACCGCAGGGAACAAGCCTTCGGGGTCATCACCGGAAAGCGTATAGGCATCAGTATGACAGACACTGGTGGCCACAATCCGAACCAGTACCTCACCGGCCTTCGGCCCAGCCACGTCAATTTCGGTCAGGGTAAGGGGCTTGCCGGCTTCCAATGCAATCGCAGCGCGAGACTTCATGTTCGACTCCTTGACGGATCAGCGCCGCGCACAGGCGACGCCAGAGAAAAGAGGGGCTATCGATTCCGATGGCTCATATCTCAAAGGCTCGGATCTTGAAAGCGCTAAGTGAAGTCTAGTCGCCAGAACGTACTGTAATAAACCGCACCAACGGAATAACATTGTTGCCATACTGCAATAATGAAGGAAACAGGAAAACCAGAAGGAAGAGAGAAGATACCAGAAGGAAGAAAGTTCGGCTGCAGGCGACAAGCTGTCAGATGTCATCCCAAGAGCTATTGCTTCTTCCCTCTTCTCCCTTCTCTCTTGCAACTGATCAGGAGTCGCATCCATGCATCCCTGGGAAGGAATCGAGGCATTTATCGAGGTCGTGCGCCAGGGAAGCTTCGCCGGTGCCGCGCGACGGCTCGATGTATCCAGCTCGCATGTCAGCCGCCAGGTTGCGGCTTTGGAACGCCGCCTCAATACCACGCTGCTGTATCGCACCACCAGACGCATTCGGCTGACCGAAGCGGGGCGCCTCTATCATCAACAGTGCGATGCGCTGATTGACGGATTCCGGGATGCCGACTCGGCGGTAAGGGATCTCGAGGCCAAGCCCCGCGGCGAGATCGCACTGACCTGCGCCACTACCTTCGGTGAGCGCTTTGTGGCGCCGTTGATCAATGATCTACTGGCCCAGCACCCTCTACTCAGCCTGCGCCTGTATTTCACCAACCGCCAGGCCGATCTGCTCGAGGAAGGCTTCG
This Halomonas huangheensis DNA region includes the following protein-coding sequences:
- the fghA gene encoding S-formylglutathione hydrolase, with product MSMSEQLELVSANRSHGGWHKRYRHRSRALDCEMTFAIFLPPQAEVGKVPLLWWLSGLTCTDENFMQKAGAHRLAAELGVAILCPDTSPRGTDLPGEHDSYDLGSGAGFYVNATREPWKAHYRMYDYVTEELPSVVRQHFPLNGRESISGHSMGGHGALILALRRPGHYRSVSAFAPIVNPTQCPWGRKALGAYLGDDVSAWTQYDACELVARGASRQPLFIDQGDADDFLDEQLCPERLEAVCAEHDHPLTLRRQPGYDHSYYFIASFIEDHLRYHAERLYAKR
- a CDS encoding S-(hydroxymethyl)glutathione dehydrogenase/class III alcohol dehydrogenase yields the protein MKSRAAIALEAGKPLTLTEIDVAGPKAGEVLVRIVATSVCHTDAYTLSGDDPEGLFPAVLGHEGAGIVEEVGEGVTSVKPGDHVIPLYTAECGKCKFCLSGKTNLCGSVRATQGKGVMPDGTSRFSLEGKPLYHYMGTSTFSEYTVVPEVSLAVVSKEAPLDKVCLLGCGVTTGIGAVLNTAKVEPGSTVAVFGLGAIGLAVIQGAQMAKASRIIAIDVNPDKFELARQFGATEFVNPKDYSDPIQQVIVDMTDGGVDYSFECIGNVNVMRSALECCHKGWGESVIIGVAGAGQEISTRPFQLVTGRVWKGSAFGGVKGRSELPGYVERYMNGELKIDDFITHNMPFEQINEAFELLHAGKSIRTVLHY